In the Enterobacter cloacae subsp. cloacae ATCC 13047 genome, TGGGGTTGAGGATTTTTATCCTGCTCCCATGCCTGCCAGATCATGAAAGACACGAACAACAAAGCGATGATAAGAAGATTGCGTTGCGAATCCATCGTTAGTGTTCTCTGGTATCAAAGGGTCCTGGGGGGACGGGGTCGTCTCCACCTGGGTGTAAAGGGTGGCATTTTAATACGCGTTTCACCGTCAACCAACTGCCTTTTATCACTCCAAACCTGCGCAATGCCTCAATTCCGTAGCTTGAGCATGTTGGCGTGAAACGGCAGTGTGGCCCGAGTAGCGGACTAATCAGGCGTTGATAGACCCGAATGAGGGCTATCAGGACCCGCGAGCCAGGCGACAGTGGCGGCGCCATAATTTTTCCAACGCTTCCGAGAGAGCACGGTTATCGAGGTCGG is a window encoding:
- the yidD gene encoding membrane protein insertion efficiency factor YidD, which gives rise to MAPPLSPGSRVLIALIRVYQRLISPLLGPHCRFTPTCSSYGIEALRRFGVIKGSWLTVKRVLKCHPLHPGGDDPVPPGPFDTREH